A stretch of the Ktedonobacteraceae bacterium genome encodes the following:
- a CDS encoding ABC transporter permease, protein MNTTPQTQLAAEFDPAYAGETNRAVITGRRDYFSTLLRLIGMELYKIRRRPMSKVLGIISIVAVVLLFLVVLFVTLLLVQKSAIINFSLLLPPFAFYLVTQTTLILGQVLIVILVGALVGGEYGVGTIRLMLTRGPTRSQFLLAKVGAALACCAIGTIVMIVLGILLGLFFNLFTGLPYNFDYFTGAWFGHALLYVLITIFSLFVYSMLALFLATLGRSTAAGIAGALTWLLLGETILRTILELLGEAIGGATGDFLRAVPDYLIGANTGALQQNQDQYLKFFGNSSLATSSSISDLRATLVLLAYLLVFIGLSLWLQQKRDITN, encoded by the coding sequence ATGAACACAACGCCACAAACACAACTTGCAGCGGAATTCGATCCGGCCTATGCAGGCGAAACAAACCGCGCTGTGATCACCGGGCGGCGAGATTACTTCAGCACCCTCTTGCGCCTGATCGGTATGGAACTCTATAAAATTCGCCGTCGCCCCATGTCGAAGGTGCTTGGCATCATCAGCATTGTAGCGGTCGTTCTCCTATTCCTGGTTGTGCTGTTCGTCACGCTGCTTCTCGTTCAGAAAAGCGCGATTATTAACTTTTCTCTACTACTTCCGCCTTTTGCTTTCTATCTCGTCACCCAGACGACTCTGATACTCGGCCAGGTGCTGATCGTTATCCTGGTTGGTGCGCTGGTTGGCGGTGAATATGGCGTCGGCACCATACGACTCATGCTCACACGCGGTCCGACACGCTCGCAATTCCTGCTTGCTAAAGTAGGAGCTGCCCTTGCCTGCTGCGCCATCGGCACCATTGTCATGATCGTTCTGGGCATTCTGCTCGGACTTTTTTTCAATCTCTTCACCGGCCTACCCTATAACTTCGACTATTTCACCGGCGCCTGGTTCGGCCATGCTCTGCTCTACGTACTCATCACCATCTTCAGCCTCTTCGTCTACTCCATGCTCGCGCTCTTCCTCGCGACGCTGGGACGTTCAACCGCCGCCGGTATCGCCGGGGCGCTTACGTGGCTGTTGCTAGGAGAAACCATCCTGCGTACTATTCTCGAACTGCTTGGAGAAGCAATCGGAGGGGCTACAGGTGACTTCCTGCGTGCAGTCCCCGATTACTTAATCGGCGCCAACACGGGTGCCCTTCAGCAAAATCAGGACCAGTACCTGAAATTTTTTGGCAACTCCTCACTTGCCACCAGCAGTTCCATCAGCGACCTGCGCGCCACGCTCGTACTCCTGGCCTACCTGCTCGTCTTCATCGGTCTCTCATTGTGGCTCCAGCAAAAACGTGATATAACGAATTGA
- the queG gene encoding tRNA epoxyqueuosine(34) reductase QueG yields the protein MLNTVTIKEYAYALGFDIVRVTGAEEFPETERVIKERIAQGLMDGLPWFTAERADVSCHPDALLPGAQSIIALAMCYLTQQPDEDPGDTPRGRISRYAWGDDYHDIIKPKLQQFAAWLREYAHDEIGNVETRLFVDTGRMVDRAVAQRAGLGWYGKNTNILTKGWGSWIFLAEIVTNLPLGGDKGQNYDPPVKANCGNCEICLHACPTGALPAPYVLDNTRCISYLTIELRGSIPLELRPLMGNLIFGCDICQQVCPVNKIAEKRLGLRDSTAVSPNPIQSARYSRPIHFQPRSAFQPRPGIGGNPELIPLLSLTEEEFRERFRHSPIKRAKRRGLLRNVCVALGNSGDQRAVPALINALHDSEPLVRGHAAWALGRLGGPLAKDALEKALVTEENVEVRAEIRCALDEFDLA from the coding sequence ATGTTAAACACTGTTACCATCAAAGAATATGCATATGCGCTCGGTTTTGATATCGTCCGCGTTACCGGTGCAGAGGAATTTCCCGAAACTGAGCGCGTCATCAAAGAGCGCATTGCCCAGGGGCTTATGGATGGCCTTCCATGGTTTACTGCCGAACGCGCCGATGTTTCCTGTCATCCTGATGCACTTCTGCCGGGCGCCCAATCCATCATCGCCCTTGCCATGTGCTATCTCACCCAGCAACCCGACGAGGATCCAGGCGATACTCCACGCGGGCGCATCTCCCGCTATGCCTGGGGCGACGACTATCACGACATCATCAAGCCCAAACTGCAACAGTTCGCCGCCTGGCTACGTGAATACGCTCATGACGAAATTGGCAATGTAGAGACCCGCCTTTTTGTTGATACCGGTCGCATGGTAGACCGTGCCGTCGCTCAGCGAGCAGGCCTGGGCTGGTATGGCAAGAATACTAACATCCTGACCAAAGGCTGGGGTTCCTGGATCTTCCTCGCCGAAATTGTCACCAACCTTCCGCTTGGCGGTGACAAAGGTCAGAACTATGACCCTCCGGTGAAAGCGAACTGCGGCAACTGCGAGATTTGCCTGCATGCCTGTCCCACCGGCGCCCTACCGGCTCCCTACGTCCTCGACAACACGCGCTGCATCTCCTATCTCACTATCGAACTGCGCGGCAGCATTCCGCTCGAACTGCGCCCGCTCATGGGCAACCTGATCTTCGGCTGCGATATCTGCCAGCAGGTATGCCCCGTCAACAAAATCGCGGAAAAGCGCCTTGGCCTGCGCGATTCGACTGCCGTATCTCCCAACCCTATACAATCCGCGCGCTACTCGCGCCCCATCCACTTCCAGCCCCGTTCCGCTTTCCAGCCGCGTCCCGGCATTGGCGGCAACCCCGAACTCATTCCCTTGCTCTCTCTGACCGAAGAGGAGTTCCGCGAGCGATTCCGCCATAGCCCCATCAAACGCGCTAAACGTCGTGGCCTGCTGCGCAATGTGTGCGTCGCCCTCGGCAACAGCGGCGACCAACGGGCAGTTCCCGCGCTCATCAACGCCCTGCACGATTCTGAGCCACTTGTGCGCGGTCATGCAGCCTGGGCGCTTGGCCGGCTCGGTGGTCCGCTCGCGAAGGATGCGCTAGAAAAGGCGCTTGTG